The Novosphingobium kaempferiae genome includes a window with the following:
- a CDS encoding ParB/RepB/Spo0J family partition protein, with product MGNFVRDILTTLSYEPDPVETLRHEGEELSRLDQRLAGFSQGNSRGRTAISIRPADCSVWDGNPRDVPGLSADSCRSLIESIAQEDGNRIPVLVRHNPPGSELPYELLVGSRRRFSVDWLNHNGRPEIRLNAMIVDLSDEEAFRLADIENRERQDITELDRARSYQSAVDRFYGGVQSRMAEALNLSNSQLSRLLALAQMPDEVVDAFATREELRVRHSEVLTPLLRRAEQRERLLVAARAIGLEQQRLAAASDRMIPAATVLTRLKQAVAEVGGARGNETALVVGDTRVGRVRPARDGLSVELTIGEDTDLEQVLRAVRAAVLEGRARVAEEAEPVED from the coding sequence ATGGGGAATTTTGTTCGCGATATTCTGACGACGCTGTCTTACGAGCCCGACCCGGTCGAGACCCTGCGACACGAAGGTGAAGAACTTTCGCGGCTCGATCAAAGGCTTGCGGGTTTTTCCCAGGGCAATAGCCGCGGGCGCACGGCGATCTCGATCCGCCCCGCCGACTGTTCGGTGTGGGACGGAAACCCGCGCGACGTGCCGGGGCTTTCCGCCGACAGCTGCCGCTCGCTGATTGAATCCATCGCGCAGGAGGACGGCAACCGCATTCCGGTGCTGGTGCGTCACAATCCACCCGGATCGGAACTTCCCTATGAATTGCTGGTGGGCAGCCGCCGCCGTTTTTCGGTGGACTGGCTCAACCACAACGGGCGGCCGGAGATCCGGCTGAACGCGATGATCGTCGACCTGAGCGACGAGGAGGCGTTCCGCCTTGCCGACATCGAGAACCGCGAACGGCAGGACATCACCGAGCTTGACCGCGCGCGCAGTTACCAGAGCGCGGTCGATCGCTTCTACGGTGGCGTCCAGTCCCGCATGGCCGAGGCGCTGAACCTGTCGAACAGCCAGCTCAGTCGCCTGCTTGCCCTGGCGCAGATGCCGGACGAGGTGGTCGACGCCTTCGCCACGCGCGAGGAATTGCGTGTACGCCATTCCGAAGTGCTGACCCCGTTGCTGCGCCGTGCCGAACAGCGTGAGCGGCTGCTGGTCGCTGCTCGCGCGATCGGGCTGGAGCAGCAGCGCCTGGCGGCGGCGAGCGACCGGATGATCCCGGCGGCGACGGTGCTGACACGGCTGAAGCAGGCGGTGGCGGAAGTCGGCGGCGCGCGCGGGAACGAGACGGCGCTGGTGGTGGGCGACACGCGGGTGGGCCGCGTCCGCCCTGCGCGTGACGGTCTGTCGGTGGAGCTGACCATCGGCGAGGATACCGATCTCGAACAGGTGCTCAGGGCCGTCCGCGCCGCCGTGCTGGAAGGCCGGGCGCGAGTCGCCGAAGAGGCCGAACCCGTCGAGGACTGA
- a CDS encoding autotransporter outer membrane beta-barrel domain-containing protein gives MRQALSGSTIRLSIGLAASAMAMAGLASPAFAQSYESYGASAGQAAVGRALDAVQAPDTSPYADILDAVDGLPNAAARADALGHLGPSPYRLMPRLSIQSMDATDREIRGYLAQRRELALDASADVPASGDRTINVMVSYGLKQGKYKARPDRPRADFDSRSIRAGFDISPVPGLILGTSIGIDGIDANLDRNQNPRSTVFNANVTPYASYTNGRYYVDATAGYTRSWYQLRRQVNFTGFSDRLQSGPNGDNAAATVEAGGILKLGVLRAQPFAGLHYRYADLGGLVESGGAASLAVAKFKTESVRSSLGLRASASLKKGAWTLRPSVEGQWQRELRSRPESRIEAIFLAGGTPIFTLPSTRYDRDGAVVGAGISATHGERTGLRLSYTGEFGNDRRIHGFAVTANHRF, from the coding sequence TTGCGGCAGGCACTTTCGGGTTCGACGATCCGGCTTTCCATCGGCCTTGCGGCATCCGCGATGGCGATGGCCGGCCTTGCATCGCCGGCCTTCGCGCAGAGCTACGAGAGCTACGGCGCGAGCGCCGGGCAGGCCGCAGTGGGCCGCGCGCTCGATGCCGTCCAGGCGCCGGACACCAGCCCTTATGCCGATATTCTCGACGCGGTGGATGGATTGCCGAACGCGGCGGCGCGGGCCGATGCGCTGGGGCATCTGGGGCCGAGCCCCTACCGTCTGATGCCGCGCCTTTCGATCCAGTCGATGGACGCGACCGACCGGGAGATCCGCGGCTACCTTGCGCAGCGGCGCGAACTGGCGCTCGATGCGTCGGCGGACGTCCCGGCCAGCGGCGATCGCACGATCAACGTCATGGTCAGCTACGGGCTCAAGCAGGGCAAGTACAAGGCACGGCCCGACCGTCCGCGCGCCGATTTCGACAGCCGCTCGATCCGCGCGGGCTTCGACATCTCGCCCGTGCCGGGGCTGATCCTCGGCACGTCGATCGGTATCGACGGCATCGACGCCAATCTCGACCGCAACCAGAACCCGCGGAGCACGGTCTTCAACGCGAACGTCACCCCCTATGCGAGCTACACCAACGGGCGGTACTACGTGGACGCGACCGCGGGATATACGCGCAGCTGGTATCAGCTGCGCCGTCAGGTGAACTTCACCGGTTTCAGCGACCGGCTGCAGTCCGGGCCGAACGGCGATAACGCCGCGGCCACGGTCGAGGCCGGTGGCATCCTCAAGCTCGGCGTCCTTCGGGCGCAACCTTTCGCCGGGCTTCACTACCGCTACGCCGATCTCGGCGGGCTGGTCGAAAGCGGCGGCGCGGCTTCGCTGGCCGTGGCCAAGTTCAAGACGGAATCGGTCCGCAGCAGCCTCGGCCTGCGGGCATCTGCCAGTCTGAAGAAGGGCGCCTGGACCCTGCGTCCCAGCGTTGAGGGGCAATGGCAGCGTGAGCTGCGCTCGCGCCCCGAAAGCCGGATCGAAGCGATCTTCCTTGCGGGCGGAACGCCGATCTTCACCCTGCCTTCGACCCGCTACGATCGCGATGGCGCCGTCGTCGGCGCCGGGATCAGCGCGACTCATGGCGAGCGTACCGGGCTGCGACTGTCCTACACGGGCGAGTTCGGCAACGACCGGCGCATCCATGGCTTCGCCGTCACCGCGAACCACCGGTTCTGA
- a CDS encoding prepilin peptidase, producing MGEAATIPSLAALALLGFVLTCGAVVHADITRRRIPNGLCVAIGAMALVYATACGGWAGIVDFATRGGIAVLVAVPLLMLFAMRQIGGGDVKLALALLLWIPVAGMPLMLGVTVLTGAFLALALKLLARLFCFVRADSVPYGVAIVAGALVSLAPPIGSLAMAACSVMA from the coding sequence ATGGGGGAAGCTGCAACGATACCGAGCCTGGCGGCCCTGGCGCTGCTGGGCTTCGTGCTGACCTGCGGCGCGGTCGTTCACGCCGACATCACCCGCAGGCGCATCCCCAACGGGTTGTGCGTCGCCATCGGCGCGATGGCACTGGTTTATGCAACGGCTTGCGGTGGGTGGGCGGGTATCGTCGATTTCGCGACGCGCGGTGGCATCGCGGTGCTGGTGGCGGTGCCGCTGCTTATGCTCTTTGCGATGCGCCAGATCGGCGGCGGCGACGTGAAGCTCGCCCTTGCGCTGCTGCTCTGGATACCCGTCGCCGGGATGCCGCTGATGCTTGGCGTCACTGTCCTCACCGGAGCCTTCCTGGCCCTTGCGCTTAAGCTTCTCGCCCGGCTGTTCTGCTTCGTGCGGGCCGACAGCGTGCCTTACGGCGTGGCGATCGTGGCGGGCGCGCTGGTGTCGCTCGCGCCGCCGATCGGCTCGCTGGCGATGGCCGCATGCAGCGTCATGGCGTGA